The following are from one region of the Salvia hispanica cultivar TCC Black 2014 chromosome 1, UniMelb_Shisp_WGS_1.0, whole genome shotgun sequence genome:
- the LOC125207307 gene encoding probable pectin methylesterase CGR3, whose translation MKVWRRPVNPARRPSESEAASFASHLHSRSRPPPYLSIALLILGAILVIGYLRAGQDALGSRLALSWAQGDVSCSEEVQRAVPILKAAYGNSMQKVLHVGPDACSTVSRLLREEETDAWGVEPYDTEDADRKCKRMVKSGLVRVADIKFLLPYRAKSFPLVIVSDALDYLSPKYLNRTIPELARVSSSGLIIFTGYPRNVKAKANRYGNSVKLRSANWWGDYFDHLSLEENEDVAKKFEKAAEKMSHIPHCQIFHLKPYN comes from the exons ATGAAGGTTTGGAGACGGCCGGTTAATCCCGCCCGGCGCCCCTCCGAAAGCGAGGCAGCTTCATTTGCATCGCACCTCCATTCCAGATCCCGCCCTCCTCCATACTTATCCATTGCACTCCTAATTCTg GGAGCAATCCTTGTAATTGGTTATCTGCGCGCCGGTCAAG ATGCTTTGGGAAGTAGACTAGCTCTCAGTTGGGCTCAAG GTGATGTTTCATGTAGCGAAGAAGTTCAACGTGCCGTTCCAATTCTGAAAGCAGCATATGGGAATAGCATGCAAAAGGTGCTACATGTCGGTCCAGATGCTTGTTCCACTGTTTCTAGATTGTTAAGGGAGGAGGAGACCGATGCTTGGGGCGTGGAGCCATACGATACAGAGGATGCTGATCGAAAGTGCAAGAGAATGGTGAAAAGCGGCCTCGTCCGAGTGGCTGATATAAAGTTTTTACTTCCCTACAGGGCAAAGTCATTTCCTCTTGTGATTGTGTCGGACGCACTGGATTACTTGTCTCCAAAGTATCTGAACAGAACTATTCCTGAACTAGCGAGGGTGTCATCCAGCGGCCTTATCATTTTCACTG GATACCCACGTAATGTCAAAGCTAAAGCCAACAGATACGGAAATTCG GTTAAGTTGAGGAGCGCGAACTGGTGGGGCGACTATTTTGATCATCTGAGCTTAGAGGAGAATGAAGACGTGGCTAAGAAGTTCGAGAAAGCTGCAGAAAAAATGTCGCACATCCCACATTGCCAAATTTTCCATCTCAAGCCATACAACTGA
- the LOC125202166 gene encoding squalene monooxygenase SE1-like — protein MVDLTLLGSLLLAILGGFLFFRNGFLKKIEESKGDTAAAATVVDERECRSRDGGDDIIIVGAGVAGAALAYTLGKDGRRVRVIERDLTEPDRIVGELLQPGGYLKLIELELQDCVDEIDAQRVFGYALFKDGKATRLSYPLEKFHSDVSGRSFHNGRFIQRMREKAASLPNVTLEQGTVTSLLEEKGAITGVQYRTKSGEETKAYAPLTVVCDGCFSNLRRSLCTPKVDVPSCFVGLVLEKCDLPFANHGHVILADPSPILFYPISSTEIRCLVDVPGEKVPSISNGDLAKYLKTVIAPQVPPELHGAFLSAIERGNMRTMPNRSMPAAPHPTPGALLMGDAFNMRHPLTGGGMTVALSDIVVLRNLLRPLKDLNDAPTLCKYLESFYTLRKPVASTINTLAGALYKVFSASPDQARNEMRQACFDYLSLGGVFSSGPVSLLSGLNPRPLSLVCHFFAVAIYGVGRLLLPFPSPKRMWIGARLISSASAIIFPIIKAEGVRQMFFPATVPAYYRAPPVK, from the exons ATGGTCGATCTCACCCTTCTGGGCTCCCTTCTGCTTGCCATTTTGGGGGGTTTCCTCTTTTTCCGCAATGGGTTCTTGAAAAAGATCGAGGAGAGTAAGGGAGAcactgccgccgccgccaccgtcGTCGACGAGAGGGAATGCAGATCGAGGGACGGCGGCGATGACATCATCATTGTGGGTGCCGGAGTTGCCGGCGCCGCCCTTGCTTATACCCTCGGAAAG GATGGTAGAAGGGTTAGGGTGATTGAGAGAGACTTGACTGAGCCTGACAGGATTGTGGGAGAACTCTTGCAACCAGGTGGATATCTCAAGCTCATTGAGTTAGAACTCCAAG ATTGTGTGGATGAAATCGATGCTCAGAGGGTATTCGGTTATGCTCTTTTCAAGGATGGGAAAGCGACTCGGCTGTCCTACCCTCTGGAGAAGTTTCACTCTGATGTATCCGGACGGAGCTTCCATAACGGACGCTTCATACAGAGGATGCGCGAGAAAGCTGCTTCGCTTCCCAA TGTCACACTAGAGCAAGGAACTGTGACATCTCTCCTCGAAGAGAAGGGGGCTATAACGGGGGTACAGTACAGAACAAAATCGGGCGAGGAGACGAAAGCTTATGCGCCTCTGACAGTCGTCTGTGATGGATGCTTTTCCAACTTGCGACGCTCTCTTTGCACTCCTAAA GTGGACGTCCCCTCCTGTTTCGTGGGATTGGTCCTCGAGAAGTGCGACCTCCCCTTTGCGAACCATGGGCATGTCATCTTGGCAGACCCTTCACCCATCTTGTTTTACCCCATCAGTAGCACTGAAATCCGATGCCTGGTCGACGTTCCGGGTGAGAAGGTGCCGTCCATATCGAACGGTGATCTGGCCAAGTATTTGAAGACTGTCATTGCTCCCCAA GTCCCGCCCGAGCTGCACGGTGCGTTCCTCTCGGCTATCGAGAGAGGAAACATGAGGACAATGCCGAACAGAAGCATGCCTGCTGCTCCTCATCCGACCCCGGGAGCTCTGCTCATGGGGGACGCGTTCAACATGCGCCACCCCTTGACCGGAGGAGGGATGACTGTTGCATTATCAGATATAGTCGTCTTGCGCAACCTCCTTAGGCCGTTGAAAGACCTAAACGACGCTCCCACTCTCTGCAAGTACCTCGAATCTTTCTACACCTTGCGCAAG CCTGTGGCATCGACCATCAACACGTTGGCAGGCGCCCTATACAAGGTCTTTAGTGCCTCACCGGATCAAGCAAGGAACGAGATGCGCCAGGCATGCTTCGACTATCTGAGCCTCGGAGGGGTGTTCTCGAGTGGGCCAGTGTCTCTCCTCTCTGGCTTGAACCCACGGCCGCTCAGCCTCGTCTGCCATTTCTTTGCAGTGGCGATATATGGCGTTGGCCGGCTGCTGCTTCCGTTCCCCTCCCCGAAACGGATGTGGATCGGGGCCAGATTGATATCA AGTGCGTCGGCGATAATCTTTCCGATCATCAAGGCAGAGGGCGTCCGGCAGATGTTCTTTCCGGCCACCGTTCCTGCATACTACAGAGCTCCTCCTGTTAAGTAA
- the LOC125201205 gene encoding probable xyloglucan glycosyltransferase 12 produces MAPSLWWAKESHRGTPVVVKMEKPNNWSMVELESPSDEDFICPNDAVAKGGRNRNAKQLTWVLLLKAHRAAGCLTSIAAAFVSLTSAVRRRVASGRTDGLDSSSKSRFFACIKAFLWLSLLLLCFEMAAYFKGWQHFRQPDLYSLADAAVVKGAFDSLYSTWVLIRVRYLAPPLQLLIHLCIVLFLIQSLDRLVLCLGCLWIKLRNIKPVAKHCIVDLESGDGDGYFPMVLVQIPMCNEKEVYQQSIAAVCNLEWPKGRMLVQVLDDSDDPITQLMIKEEVHKWQENGANIIYRHRVIREGYKAGNLKSAMNCSYVKDYEFVAIFDADFQPSPDFLMRTIPHFKDNEEVGLVQARWSFVNKDENLLTRLQLINLAFHFEVEQQVNGIFLNFFGFNGTAGIWRIKALEESGGWLERTTVEDMDIAVRAHLHGWKFVFLNDVECQCELPESYEAYRKQQHRWHSGPMQLFRLCLPAIIRSEISILKKANMIFLFFLLRKLILPFYSFTLFCIILPMTMFVPEATLPSWVVCYIPAVMSFLNILPAPKSFPFIVPYLLFENTMSVTKFNAMISGLFQLGSAYEWVVTKKSGRSSEGDLIALVEKDQLPTRHRNNSEPNLDEMREEIMQQEQLAAQKEKKKKHNRIYTKELALAFLLLTASARSLLSAQGIHFYFLLFQGISFLLVGLDLIGEQVA; encoded by the exons ATGGCCCCATCTCTGTGGTGGGCGAAGGAGTCACACAGAGGCACGCCGGTGGTGGTGAAAATGGAGAAGCCGAACAACTGGTCGATGGTGGAGCTGGAGTCCCCCTCCGACGAGGACTTCATCTGCCCGAACGACGCCGTGGCGAAGGGCGGCCGCAACCGCAACGCCAAGCAGCTGACTTGGGTGCTCCTCCTCAAGGCCCACCGCGCCGCCGGCTGCCTCACCTCCATCGCCGCCGCATTCGTCTCCCTCACCTCCGCCGTCCGCCGCCGCGTCGCCTCGGGGCGCACCGACGGCTTGGATTCCTCCTCCAAGTCGAGATTCTTCGCCTGCATCAAGGCGTTCCTGTGGCTGTCTCTGCTTCTGCTCTGTTTCGAAATGGCAGCTTATTTCAAAGGGTGGCAGCATTTCCGGCAGCCGGATTTATACAGCTTGGCCGACGCCGCGGTGGTTAAGGGCGCGTTTGATTCGCTCTACTCCACTTGGGTTTTGATCAGAGTGAGGTATCTCGCTCCGCCGCTGCAGCTTTTGATTCATCTCTGTATAGTCCTCTTCCTCATCCAGAGCTTGGATAGGCTTGTTCTCTGCTTGGGTTGCCTTTGGATTAAGCTCAGGAACATTAAGCCTGTTGCCAAACACTGCATTGTGGATCTTGAGTCTGGTGATGGTGATGGCTATTTCCCCATGGTGCTTGTTCAAATCCCTATGTGCAATGAGAAAGAG GTTTATCAGCAATCTATAGCTGCTGTGTGCAATTTGGAGTGGCCAAAGGGGAGGATGTTGGTTCAAGTATTGGATGATTCGGATGATCCGATAACGCAGTTGATGATAAAGGAGGAAGTTCATAAATGGCAGGAGAATGGTGCCAACATCATATACAGACATAGAGTGATTAGGGAGGGGTATAAAGCAGGCAATCTTAAGTCAGCCATGAATTGCAGCTATGTCAAAGATTACGAATTTGTTGCCATTTTCGACGCTGATTTCCAGCCAAGTCCGGACTTTCTGATGCGAACCATCCCTCACTTTAAG GATAATGAGGAGGTAGGACTGGTCCAGGCAAGGTGGTCCTTTGTGAACAAGGATGAGAATCTGCTTACGCGGTTGCAGCTGATTAATCTGGCTTTTCATTTCGAGGTGGAGCAGCAGGTTAATGggattttcttgaatttctttgGCTTCAATGGGACCGCTGGTATATGGAGGATAAAGGCGTTGGAGGAGTCGGGCGGGTGGTTGGAGAGGACCACTGTCGAGGATATGGACATCGCTGTTCGCGCCCATCTTCACGGATGGAAGTTTGTTTTCCTCAATGATGTTGAG TGCCAATGTGAACTTCCCGAGTCATATGAGGCTTACCGGAAGCAGCAGCATAGATGGCATTCCGGCCCAATGCAGCTGTTCCGTCTCTGTTTGCCTGCCATTATCCGATCAGAG ATAAGCATTTTGAAGAAGGCCAATATGAtcttcctatttttcttgctaAGAAAACTTATTCTCCCATTTTACTCATTCACACTTTTCTGCATCATTCTCCCAATGACCATGTTTGTTCCGGAAGCCACGCTCCCGTCGTGGGTCGTTTGCTATATACCGGCCGTCATGTCGTTTCTCAACATACTCCCGGCTCCAAAATCGTTCCCGTTCATCGTCCCTTACCTCCTCTTCGAGAACACCATGTCCGTGACCAAATTCAACGCCATGATCTCGGGCCTCTTCCAGCTCGGGAGCGCGTACGAGTGGGTCGTCACCAAGAAATCCGGGCGCTCGTCCGAGGGCGACCTCATAGCCCTGGTCGAGAAGGACCAGCTCCCCACGCGCCACAGGAACAACTCGGAGCCTAATCTGGACGAGATGCGCGAGGAGATCATGCAGCAGGAGCAGCTCGCGGCtcagaaggagaaaaagaagaagcacAACCGGATCTACACGAAAGAGCTGGCTCTCGCGTTCCTTCTGCTCACGGCCTCGGCAAGAAGCCTTCTGTCGGCGCAAGGTATCCACTTTTACTTCTTGCTCTTCCAAGGGATATCCTTCTTGCTCGTCGGCCTAGATTTGATCGGTGAGCAAGTCGCGTAG
- the LOC125199520 gene encoding uncharacterized protein LOC125199520: MDDLWNQAWDSLIQEVQREADEEAAAAAIPREIRHRRTIPRDHVGAVERLMADYFSDEPRYPAEIFRRRFRMSRPLFTHIATTLADRFECFTLRRDCTGRIGLSTLQKCTSAIRQLAYAGPADMFDEYLQMGETTSLTVLRQFCKGIRQVFGPEFLRKPTPDECQRLLDMHGAVHSFPGMMGSIDCMHWEWRNCPVAWKGQFTTGFKQKHPSMILEAVADYRLRIWHAYFGVAGSNNDINVLQSSPIFNDECRGEGPEISFVANGTQYRRGYYLADGIYPRWPVFVKTLRQPAGAKRQYFARKQEAARKDVERAFGVLQAR; this comes from the coding sequence atggatgatttgtgGAATCAAGCATGGGATTCTTTGATTCAAGAGGTGCAGAGGGAGGCCGacgaggaggcggcggcggcggcgatccCTCGTGAGATTCGTCATCGTCGGACAATCCCACGAGACCATGTCGGAGCGGTTGAGCGGCTTATGGCCGACTACTTTAGTGATGAGCCTCGTTACCCGGCTGAGATTTTTCGTCGGCGTTTCAGAATGTCGCGACCGCTATTCACCCATATAGCGACGACATTGGCGGACCGGTTCGAGTGCTTCACGCTCCGGAGGGATTGCACTGGCCGGATCGGGCTTTCTACTTTGCAGAAATGCACCTCTGCAATTAGGCAGCTTGCCTATGCCGGACCGgctgatatgttcgacgaatacctacaGATGGGTGAGACGACTAGTCTAACTGTGCTCCGGCAGTTTTGTAAGGGCATTCGGCAAGTCTTTGGTCCGGAGTTCCTACGAAAGCCAACCCCTGATGAGTGCCAGAGACTGCTAGATATGCACGGTGCGGTGCACAGTTTCCCCGGGATGATGGGCAGCattgattgcatgcattgggagtggagaAACTGCCCGGTGGCGTGGAAAGGCCAGTTCACTACCGGTTTCAAGCAGAAACATCCGTCGATGATCCTCGAAGCCGTTGCTGACTACCGTTTGCGGATctggcatgcatatttcggtgttgcaggttcgaacaacgacatcaacgttcTGCAGTCGTCGCCTATCTTCAATGATGAGTGCCGGGGAGAGGGTCCAGAGATCAGTTTTGTAGCAAACGGCACGCAGTATCGCAGGGGATACTATTTGGCAGATGGAATATACCCTCGTTGGCCCGTATTCGTCAAGACACTTCGGCAACCGGCTGGCGCGAAGAGACAATATTTTGCGCGCAAACAAGAGGCCGCTAGGAAAGATGTTGAGCGAgcttttggtgtgctccaagcGCGATGA